The Chryseobacterium suipulveris genome window below encodes:
- a CDS encoding helix-turn-helix domain-containing protein produces the protein METMISFSVTQLEQLRREQELLLRRISSGTFPLDETMIVDEIEVAKFLNVTDRTMRTYRKERFFRYIKIRGRILYLKPLLFEDLVRLSMTAGSPADSKRPH, from the coding sequence ATGGAGACCATGATATCATTTAGCGTGACGCAGCTTGAACAATTGCGCAGGGAGCAGGAACTGCTTTTGCGGAGGATTAGCAGTGGGACCTTCCCCCTGGATGAGACAATGATTGTTGACGAAATAGAGGTTGCCAAATTCCTGAACGTAACCGACCGGACGATGCGTACCTACCGAAAGGAACGCTTTTTCCGCTATATCAAGATCAGGGGACGGATCCTCTATCTGAAGCCGCTTCTTTTTGAGGATTTGGTGCGGCTGAGTATGACAGCCGGAAGCCCCGCAGACTCCAAAAGGCCGCATTAA